A region of the Coxiella-like endosymbiont genome:
ATTTCCATTGACCACCCGGTATCCGGCAAGATGTTCCGAAAGCATTATGAACTTAGCCACCTACTTTTACGGTGCTTTGATATTCAAAGCAATAGCGTGAGCCACGATGGTATTTCATGTACAGACCGAACAAACGCACGTTACGTCGTAGCTATTCGTCCAACTAGCTTCACGACCTATTCGGCGTACGAGTCATCGCATTCGTCATACTAATTGGATCTTGTTTGTCCATTCGTTTCCCAACAAAATTACCAATAACGCCACTTGCTACCAATGCACTGCCTAAAATATCAATCCAAGTTCCTTCTACGTGAAGGAACACCGCTCCCAATAACTCAGCATTGCCGCAGTAACTTCGATAATGGGGCCGGAAATATTGTGGACCTGGTGGGATACACCCAGCCAAGCTGACGACTAAAACAAAGGTAGAACCAATTGTCGCAATTTTTTCATGGCCTTATCTCGCTCTGTAAATCATCTTCCAAGATGATCTTCGATGCTTTAGGGTATCAAGGGACGGATACTAAAAGTATACCCTCTTTTCCAAGGTCAATCAACCAGATATCCCTCAGTTATTTCCCTCGGGATAGGAAGCTGACAGGAGGCAGTAAATGTACAATGGCTCTTCGAAGGGAAGCGGTTTCCTGTTTTATAATCAAGATAAATAAAAGGGGTATTTACATGGAGTCGCTCGCCAAACAAAAACTACCAGAATATCGATTATATCATAATGAAAAAGCTAACAAAATTGCCCACTACATTCGTATTCCTGCAGTTATATTGGACTTTCTTGTTGCTTTAAGTTGGATCAGTATTTCAGTTGCAATTCGCTGGCACATCAGTTTCACATGGATCGCAGTAATCCGCTCTTGTAGTTTATTATTATTTCCTCAACGTAAAATTGGCTCTGTGGTGATATGACGGTCATTATAGTGCTTCTCATCACCTTTGCTTTGTACCAGGATTGCTTTTCCTGCGCACCTACGACCTTCCTTCAGCTTCATTCTCTTTTTGATTTTATTTATTGGTGGAGTTCTGCTTCGTCTTATTGGTTACAGTTTTGAATAAACTAGTAGTTGAGTTAATTCTGGCACTTGGTTTAGGAAAATATTTCGATTTAGAAGAACCCACACAAACCCCCGCCCACTAAAAAGACGACAATCAGGACTCCGCCGCCACTATCGTCCTCGGTTTAAAATTAGTGGGTTTTTTTATCAGACGCCGAGGAGCAATTCGAGCGTCAGTGAGCACTTCTCCAATACCGATAAATTGATTGGCTTGAGTTCGTAACCGTACAAAGCCCTGGGTATGAGCATGCGGTACCATTACAGGTTGTCCTTGCTGCAAATAAAAAACAGTCGCGTTACTTAACTTAAGGACGGGAAAATGGGCAACCATACTTTCAATCGGTAATAAATAACTATCCAAAGGATCTTTATTCTGGTTTTCATATTCTCGCTCTAAGCGTGCTAGAGAAACCATTTGATCTTCGAGACAATGAACTACGGTTAATCGACGTAAAGCTATTACATGAGCACCACATCCCAAGGCTTCACCTAAATCGTCCACTAAAGTTCTTACATAAGTGCCCTTACTGCAATGCACATAAAGCTCAGCTATTTCCCCCTTAAAATCGAGCAAATTTAATTGATAAATAGTAACGCGCCGGGATTTACGTTCGACTTCAATACCTTGGTGGGCTAATTTATATAAAGGTTGTCCTCTATATTTTAGTGCGGAATACATCGAAGGAGTCTGTTCAATTATCCCATGAAATGATGTCATTGTTTTTTTAAACTCATGTTTTGATAATTCAGGCACAGGACGTTGAGAAATAATTTCGGCTTCACTATCACCGCTCGCTGTGCGGATTCCTAATCGAATTTTTACGAGATATGTTTTATCAGCGTCTAACAAATATTGAGAAAATTTGGTGGCTTCACCTAAGCATATCGGTAACATTCCATCGGCAAGAGGGTCTAAACTTCCGGTGTGCCCTGCTTTTTTTGCATGAAACAAATCTTTAATTCGTTGCACCGCATTGTTAGAAGTAATTCCTCGAGGTTTATCTAATAACAAGACACCATCAATGGTCCGCCTTATAATGTTTTGTCCCTTACTCCTCACTATCATCTTGAATGGCTCGTTTGATAAGCAATGAAATTTTATCGGCTCTTTCAATGGTCTCATCGTAAGCAAACTGTAATTTAGGGACATAACACAATATAGTCGCTTCTGCGAGCAAATGTCGCAGGTAACCCGTGGCTTTATGGAAAGCCTTCTGAACTTCTTGGGGATTTTGCTCTTCGAGTAATGTATAAAAAACTTTAGCCTGCTTTAAATCAGGAGACACAGAAACAGCTGTTAAAGAAATTAGGGCCAATCGGGGATCGTGGACTTCTTTTTGAGAAGTTCGGCTAGCTGCCGATGAATAAGGTCAGCCACTCGCTGTTGTCGTTGACTTGGCATTACTAAGTAATCTTCCGCTCAACTTGAATTTTTTCGTAAACTTCAATTTGATCATCTACTTTCACGTCATTGTAATTTTTTACACCGATACCACATTCTATACCTTGACGAACTTCCGCTACGTCTTCTTTATAACGGCGCAAAGATTCCAATTGTCCTTCGTAAATAACCACGTTGTCACGTAA
Encoded here:
- a CDS encoding Mpo1-like protein translates to MESLAKQKLPEYRLYHNEKANKIAHYIRIPAVILDFLVALSWISISVAIRWHISFTWIAVIRSCSLLLFPQRKIGSVVI
- the truB gene encoding tRNA pseudouridine(55) synthase TruB: MIVRSKGQNIIRRTIDGVLLLDKPRGITSNNAVQRIKDLFHAKKAGHTGSLDPLADGMLPICLGEATKFSQYLLDADKTYLVKIRLGIRTASGDSEAEIISQRPVPELSKHEFKKTMTSFHGIIEQTPSMYSALKYRGQPLYKLAHQGIEVERKSRRVTIYQLNLLDFKGEIAELYVHCSKGTYVRTLVDDLGEALGCGAHVIALRRLTVVHCLEDQMVSLARLEREYENQNKDPLDSYLLPIESMVAHFPVLKLSNATVFYLQQGQPVMVPHAHTQGFVRLRTQANQFIGIGEVLTDARIAPRRLIKKPTNFKPRTIVAAES